Proteins encoded within one genomic window of Fragaria vesca subsp. vesca linkage group LG1, FraVesHawaii_1.0, whole genome shotgun sequence:
- the LOC101301043 gene encoding CDPK-related kinase 5-like, whose protein sequence is MGLCTSKPAFPHSTTSSPQSDSQVGKDPAKENNSSSADVENPRNEHNGEEKLGGGEEETVIAVKKSPFFPFYSPSPAHYFSSKKSPARSPANASAKSTPNRFFKRPFPPPSPAKHIRALLARRHGTVKPNEAIPEGSEVEGGLTGLDKSFGFSKHLSNKYELGEEVGRGHFGYTCKATFKKGELKGQQVAVKVIPKAKMTTAIAIEDVRREVKILKALTGHSNLVQFYDAYEDHDNVYIVMELCEGGELLDRILARGGKYTEEDARTVMIQILNVVAFCHLQGVVHRDLKPENFLFSSKDEDSQLKAIDFGLSDFVKPDERLNDIVGSAYYVAPEVLHRAYGTEADVWSVGVIAYILLCGSRPFWARTESGIFRAVLKADPSFDEPPWPTLSTEARDFVKRLLNKDPRKRMTAAQALSHPWLKNYSTVQIPLDILIFKLMKIYMRSSPLRKTALRALSKTLTVDELYYLKEQFALLEPNKNGTISLENIKTALMKNATDAMKEARIADFLASLNALQYRRMDFEEFCTATLSVHQLEALDRWEQHARCAYELFDKEGNRAIVIEELASELGLGPSVPVHAVLHDWIRHTDGKLSFLGFVKLLHGVSSRVVAKAQ, encoded by the exons ATGGGTCTCTGCACTTCCAAGCCGGCGTTCCCGCACTCCACCACTTCGTCGCCGCAGTCGGATTCTCAGGTGGGGAAAGATCCGGCCAAGGAAAACAATTCGAGCTCGGCGGATGTGGAAAACCCTAGAAATGAGCACAACGGAGAGGAGAAGCTCGGCGGCGGAGAAGAGGAGACTGTGATCGCCGTCAAGAAGTCGCCGTTTTTTCCGTTCTACAGTCCGAGCCCGGCGCACTACTTCTCCTCGAAGAAGTCTCCGGCGAGATCTCCGGCGAATGCCAGCGCCAAGTCGACGCCGAACCGGTTCTTCAAGCGGCCGTTCCCGCCGCCGTCGCCGGCGAAGCACATACGGGCGCTGCTGGCGCGGCGGCACGGGACGGTGAAGCCGAACGAGGCGATTCCGGAGGGGAGTGAGGTGGAGGGAGGTTTGACTGGGCTTGATAAGAGCTTTGGATTCTCTAAGCATTTGAGTAACAAGTATGAGCTCGGAGAAGAAGTTGGGCGAGGGCATTTTGGGTATACTTGCAAAGCTACGTTTAAGAAGGGAGAGCTCAAGGGGCAGCAGGTTGCTGTCAAAGTCATCCCCAAAGCCAAG ATGACTACTGCAATTGCCATTGAGGATGTGAGAAGGGAAGTCAAGATATTGAAGGCTTTGACCGGGCATAGCAATCTAGTGCAATTTTATGATGCCTATGAAGACCATGATAATGTCTACATAGTTATGGA ACTCTGCGAGGGAGGGGAGCTCTTAGATAGGATTCTTGCAAG GGGTGGGAAATATACGGAGGAAGATGCAAGGACCGTGATGATACAAATATTGAATGTAGTTGCATTTTGCCACCTCCAGGGGGTGGTCCATCGAGATCTTAAGCCAGAG AATTTTCTGTTTTCGTCAAAGGATGAAGATTCACAGTTGAAGGCTATAGACTTTGGTCTTTCAGATTTCGTGAAACCAG ATGAAAGGCTTAACGACATTGTTGGTAGTGCATACTATGTAGCCCCCGAAGTGTTACATAGGGCTTATGGTACAGAAGCTGATGTCTGGAGTGTGGGTGTGATTGCATACATTCTATTGTGTGGCAGCCGTCCATTTTGGGCTCGAACTGAGTCTGGCATTTTTCGGGCAGTTCTAAAAGCTGATCCAAGTTTTGATGAACCACCTTGGCCAACTCTGTCTACAGAGGCAAGAGATTTTGTCAAGCGCCTATTGAATAAAGACCCACGGAAAAGAATGACAGCTGCACAAGCTTTAA GTCATCCCTGGCTTAAAAATTATAGCACTGTTCAAATTCCTCTGGACATACTAATATTCAAGCTCATGAAGATTTATATGCGTTCATCACCTCTCCGTAAAACTGCTTTAAGG GCTCTTTCCAAGACATTGACTGTTGATGAGCTTTACTATTTGAAGGAGCAGTTTGCCCTATTAGAACCAAACAAAAATGGCACAATAAGCTTAGAAAATATCAAAACG GCCTTGATGAAAAATGCAACTGATGCAATGAAGGAGGCACGAATTGCGGACTTTCTAGCATCG CTTAATGCATTACAGTATAGAAGGATGGATTTTGAGGAATTTTGTACAGCTACACTAAGTGTCCACCAACTTGAGGCTCTGGACCGTTGGGAGCAACATGCTCGTTGTGCATATGAACTTTTCGATAAGGAAGGCAACAGGGCTATTGTCATTGAGGAACTGGCTTCG GAACTTGGTCTTGGCCCTTCCGTCCCTGTTCATGCAGTTCTTCATGATTGGATTAGGCACACCGATGGGAAGCTGAGTTTCCTTGGATTCGTGAAACTGTTGCATGGCGTGTCTAGCCGGGTGGTTGCAAAAGCTCAATGA
- the LOC101301614 gene encoding patatin group A-3-like, with product MATSLEKRKMVTVLSIDGGGIKGIIPGTILAFLESKLQELDGRNARLADYFDIVAGTSTGGLVTTMLTAPNKDKRPMYEAKDINNFYFEHTPKIFPQSSQKNFLTSIQSAVGAMMGPKYDGKYLRTMTSKLLGDLTLKDTLTNVIIPAFDIKHLQPVIFSTIDAKECSLKNAKLSDICISTSAAPSFLPAHYFEVQDNQLGKTRTFDLVDGGVAANNPTMMAVSHINREMLKHGSEPMDANRLLVLSLGTGTAKFERKYSAIAASKWGLINWMFHNGNTPMIDIFSDASSDMVDIHVSTLFQSLNAKDNYLRIQDDSLSGEEASMDIATEKNLKRLVEIGKGLLKKPVSRVNLDTGKYEKCEGEGTYEEALVDFAKRLVEGKKLRQHK from the exons ATGGCGACTAGCTTGGAAAAAAGAAAGATGGTGACAGTGCTGAGCATCGATGGAGGTGGCATCAAAGGAATCATTCCCGGCACCATTCTTGCCTTTCTTGAATCCAAGCTTCAG GAATTGGATGGCCGGAATGCAAGACTTGCCGATTATTTTGATATAGTTGCAGGAACAAGCACAGGTGGGTTGGTCACTACCATGCTTACAGCTCCCAACAAGGACAAGCGACCTATGTACGAAGCAAAGGACATCAACAATTTCTACTTTGAACACACACCTAAGATCTTCCCTCAAAGTAGTCAAAAGAATTTCTTGACATCGATTCAAAGTGCGGTTGGTGCTATGATGGGTCCAAAGTACGATGGGAAGTACCTGCGCACAATGACGAGCAAGCTGCTTGGTGACCTTACTCTCAAGGACACTCTAACCAATGTGATCATCCCAGCTTTTGATATCAAACACCTTCAACCTGTGATTTTCTCAACCATTGAT GCAAAAGAATGTTCTCTGAAAAATGCAAAGCTTTCGGATATCTGCATCAGTACCTCTGCAGCTCCAAGTTTTCTCCCGGCACACTACTTCGAAGTCCAGGACAACCAGCTGGGAAAAACCCGTACTTTTGATCTCGTTGATGGTGGAGTTGCTGCAAACAATCCT ACAATGATGGCTGTAAGCCACATAAACAGAGAGATGTTGAAGCACGGGTCAGAACCCATGGATGCTAATCGGTTGCTAGTGCTATCGTTGGGCACAGGCACTGCCAAATTCGAGAGGAAGTACAGCGCAATTGCGGCCTCAAAATGGGGTTTGATCAATTGGATGTTTCACAATGGCAACACACCTATGATCGACATTTTCTCCGATGCAAGTTCCGATATGGTTGACATTCATGTCTCAACTCTCTTTCAGTCCCTCAATGCCAAAGACAACTACCTACGTATTCAG GATGACAGTTTGAGCGGCGAGGAGGCATCGATGGATATCGCAACAGAGAAGAATCTGAAGAGGCTCGTGGAGATTGGGAAGGGGCTGCTGAAAAAGCCGGTGTCGAGGGTTAATTTGGATACCGGAAAGTACGAGAAATGTGAAGGAGAAGGTACGTACGAAGAAGCACTGGTTGATTTTGCCAAACGGCTCGTGGAGGGGAAGAAGCTCAGGCAACACAAATGA
- the LOC101296149 gene encoding MATE efflux family protein LAL5-like, translating into MTPLLAVSIVLDSLQGVFSGVARGCGWQLFAVYVNFDAFYITGMTISGLLGFVLKRYAKGLWIGFYCGLFFQASTLLLITQLKKWTSDFHTVKELFKWNSFGPQWTCFVLHLCA; encoded by the exons ATGACACCACTTCTTGCAGTTTCAATAGTTCTTGATTCTTTGCAAGGAGTCTTTTCAG GTGTGGCAAGAGGATGTGGGTGGCAGCTCTTTGCTGTGTATGTGAACTTTGATGCATTTTATATTACTGGCATGACAATTTCTGGTCTTCTTGGATTTGTGTTGAAACGTTATGCCAAG GGATTGTGGATTGGTTTCTACTGTGGTCTCTTCTTTCAAGCAAGCACACTATTGTTGATTACACAACTCAAGAAATGGACATCTGATTTCCA TACTGTTAAGGAACTGTTCAAATGGAACAGTTTTGGGCCTCAATGGACCTGCTTCGTTCTTCATCTCTGCGCCTGA
- the LOC101296432 gene encoding probable phosphoglycerate mutase GpmB-like yields MTSSFLVGPAQFYISPDRPVTNNNCTLQFFSRRFNSIGFGSSKFTRNSSLKVAMADSDSNSSGADYAEIMVIRHGETAWNADGRIQGHLDVELNDAGRKQAAAVANRLSKDPKISLVYSSDLKRAYETAQIIAARCGGLNVVTDPNLRERHLGDLQGLVIREAAKLSPEAYRAFNSHRTCQDIPGGGESLDQLYDRCTAALERIGGMHKGERVVVVTHGGVIRSLYQRACPNGRSIGKVTNTSINTFHLYDEDKWTIKSWGDVSHMKETDYLESGFGGDGTSGAVYRSQHWLGNFMPAGYFPNWKVVTFLR; encoded by the exons ATGACATCGTCGTTCCTAGTTGGGCCAGCCCAATTCTACATTTCCCCTGATCGGCCTGTAACAAACAACAACTGCACCCTTCAATTCTTTAGCCGAAGATTCAATTCAATTGGATTCGGATCGTCCAAGTTCACACGCAATAGCAGCCTCAAAGTTGCCATGGCCGATTCCGACTCCAATTCCAG CGGAGCAGATTATGCAGAGATCATGGTAATCCGTCATGGCGAAACCGCCTGGAATGCTGATGGTAGAATCCAG GGGCATCTGGATGTTGAATTGAATGATGCTGGGAGGAAGCAAGCAGCTGCA GTGGCCAATAGATTATCCAAGGATCCTAAAATCTCACTTGTATACTCATCTGACTTGAAACGAGCTTATGAGACTGCTCAAATAATTGCAGCCAGGTGCGGTGGGCTAAAT GTTGTGACGGATCCCAATTTACGTGAAAGACACTTGGGTGATCTTCAAGGCCTTGTAATTAGAGAAGCGGCCAAACTTAGTCCCGAGGCCTACCGGGCCTTTAATTCTCACCGTACATGTCAAGATATTCCG GGTGGCGGAGAAAGTCTTGATCAACTTTATGACCGTTGCACAGCTGCATTGGAGAGAATTGGTGGTATGCACAAAG GAGAGCGAGTGGTTGTGGTCACTCATGGGGGTGTCATCAGATCACTGTACCAGCGGGCTTGCCCAAATGGCAGGTCCATAGGGAAAGTGACCAATACATCGATCAACACATTTCACTTGTATGATGAGGACAAATGGACCATAAAATCGTGGGGTGATGTTAGTCATATGAAGGAAACAGATTATCTGGAATCAGGTTTCGGTGGGGATGGAACTTCTG GTGCAGTCTATCGATCCCAGCATTGGTTAGGAAACTTCATGCCAGCTGGATATTTCCCGAACTGGAAAGTAGTTACTTTTCTGAGATGA
- the LOC101301330 gene encoding patatin group A-3-like, with product MSSGLAKRKMVTVLSIDGGGIRGIIPGTILRFLESKLQDLDGPTARLADYFDIITGTSTGGLVTTMLTAPNKDNRPMYEAKDINNFYLEQSPKIFPQKSRNNFLTSIQSLVGAVSGPKYDGKYLSSLTTGLLGDLTMKQTLTNVIIPTFDVKHLQPVIFSTIDAKESSLKNAKLSDICISTSAAPTFFPAHYFEVTDNQGTTRTFDLIDGGVAANNPTMIAISHINREMLKHDSEPLDATRLLVLSLGTGSAKSEGKYTAAEVSKWGLINWLFNNGSTPLVDMFGDASADMVDIHVSTLFQSLNCNDNYLRIQDDNLVGEEASVDISTEKNLKRLVEIGNALLKKPLSRLNLETGRYETSEGEGTNEEALVEFAKRLAEGKKLRQKN from the exons ATGTCGAGTGGTTTGGCAAAGAGAAAGATGGTGACGGTGCTAAGCATTGACGGAGGTGGCATTAGAGGCATCATCCCCGGCACAATCCTCAGATTTCTTGAATCCAAGCTTCAG GATTTGGATGGTCCGACTGCAAGGCTTGCAGATTATTTTGACATAATCACCGGGACTAGCACCGGAGGTTTGGTCACCACCATGCTTACAGCTCCCAACAAGGACAATCGACCCATGTATGAAGCGAAGGACATCAACAACTTCTACTTGGAACAATCACCTAAGATTTTCCCTCAAAAGAG CCGGAATAACTTCTTGACGTCAATTCAAAGTCTGGTTGGTGCTGTGTCGGGACCCAAATATGACGGGAAGTACCTGAGCAGTTTGACGACGGGGCTGCTTGGCGACCTCACTATGAAACAAACTCTAACCAATGTGATCATTCCTACGTTTGATGTCAAACACCTTCAGCCTGTGATTTTCTCCACCATTGAT GCAAAAGAAAGTTCTTTGAAAAATGCAAAGCTTTCGGATATCTGCATCAGCACATCTGCAGCTCCAACATTTTTCCCTGCACACTACTTTGAGGTTACTGACAATCAGGGAACAACTCGTACTTTTGATCTTATTGATGGTGGAGTTGCTGCAAACAATCCT ACAATGATAGCCATAAGTCACATAAACAGAGAGATGTTGAAGCACGACTCAGAACCACTGGATGCTACTAGGTTGCTAGTGCTGTCATTGGGCACCGGCTCCGCCAAGTCGGAAGGGAAGTACACCGCAGCCGAGGTCTCAAAATGGGGTTTGATCAATTGGTTGTTTAACAACGGGAGCACACCTTTGGTTGACATGTTCGGCGATGCAAGTGCTGATATGGTTGACATTCATGTCTCCACTCTCTTCCAGTCCCTCAATTGCAACGATAACTACTTACGCATTCAG GATGATAATCTGGTTGGTGAGGAGGCATCAGTGGACATTTCAACGGAGAAGAATCTGAAGAGGCTTGTGGAGATCGGAAATGCGCTGTTGAAGAAGCCATTGTCAAGATTGAATCTCGAAACCGGTAGGTACGAGACATCTGAGGGAGAAGGTACCAACGAAGAAGCACTGGTCGAGTTTGCCAAACGGCTCGCGGAGGGAAAGAAGCTCAGGCAAAAGAACTGA